The following is a genomic window from Meriones unguiculatus strain TT.TT164.6M chromosome 7, Bangor_MerUng_6.1, whole genome shotgun sequence.
AGTAATAGTATTTCTTGTGTAGGTCTCTACTGAATTGGAGAACAAAGCTTCGGCGATATGTGGCTAAAAAGCTGAAGGAGCAAGCAAAGGCACTGGACATCAGGTGAGGAAGTAaccgggttagggttagggatggcTGGGTTTTGGGCCATCCCTGGGAAAATAAGCAAACTCTTTGGACTGGTTTGTCAGCCTCAGCTCAGAAGAAGAAGGTGATGAGGAAGAGCCAATAGCTGAGACAAAGCAGGCCtcggaagaggaggaggagcagcttAACCGGACCCTGGCAGAGATGAAAGCCCAAGAGGTGGCAGAACTAAAGAGGTGAGTATGAGGAAGAATACAAGGAGATAGTAAAAGGCACTGGATTTTTGGAGACAGGCAGGTTAAATCCCTCCACTATGTATCtgttaaggaagaaaaagaaattgcttCGTGAGCAGAGGAAGCAGCGGGAACGTGTAGAGCTAAAGATGGATCTGCCTGGGGTTTCCATTGCAGATGAGGGAGAGACAGGCATGTTCTCCCTGCGTACCATCCGGGGTCAGCAGGTAagtgggaagaaatgaggaagagtCAGGATAATCAGTTTGAAGGCTTGGAGGTTGGGGAAATGTTGAAGTGATCATGAGATTTGGTTACTGTATTCACATACAAGTCAGTAAGGGGAATGAAAGTATTCTGTGACTCAAATGCTAAAAGGAAACATGCACGATACAGTGAAATCAGTAAGATCTGTAAGACCAAGTATTAAGACCAAGAATGTACATTACAGTAGATGAAGTTTCTAACACAGACCAGATCCCAAGGGGGCACAGTTGTCTTCACTTCACTGGGTCTAAGGAGCACCTTGCATTGTGCTGCTGGGTGGTGCTCCCGCCAAATACTTAAAAACACAGTAAGAGCAGGAACTGTTTTTAGCTCCAACTCCACCTGAGTTAATGTAACTTTTAACTGTGTACTTTCTCcgtctgtttttatttgttaaacAAGAATATACCATATCCACTGCACGTTTTatggagaatttaaaaaaaaaaaaatccctagaaTGTTGTGATAGACACTCAAATAGCACTCTGTCCACTGTGAGAATAGGTTTTCAGGTTGTGAGTAGTTCAGTTTGATGCATGCGCTCTGGTTATTCCTTTACTTGTGACCAGATGTGAATTCACGTATTTCAAGTGGCTTCTTAATATATTTGTAAACTCATTAGTATGTAGATCTGTGCCCTGGACTTAGAATTGGGCACTTCAGTTAGGCTTTTCTAGGTCACAGCTGCTGTGTAGGAGCTAATGTTTGGCAGTATTCTTTCTTACTGATATAACTGACAATGAACTAAGTTAATGGACATGAGAAAATGCACTGTGTTGCCTTTAAGTACTTGAATCCACTCCTCTTGAACTTCAGTTGTTAGAGGAAGTAACACAAGGAGACATGAACGCTGCAGACACCTTTCTGTCTGATCTGCCAAGGGATGACATCTATGTGTCAGATGCTGAGGATGATGACACTTCTCTGGAAAGTGACCTGGATTCAGAAGAGCTGGCAGGAGTCAGGACACATTCTGATCTGAAGGAGCAGAAGGGGTAAGAGCTCTGTATGAGAGGAAATGCTGCTACCCCGAAACAGAATTAGTGTGGGAATTGACAGAAGCTTCATCTCACTTTCCTTTGTGTCTACAGCTTGCGGTTTGCTCAAGTAGATGACagtaaagaagaggaaggagagaatccATTGCTGGTACCACTGGAAGAAAAGGCAGTACTGCAGGAAGAGCAAGCTAACCTGTGGTTCTCCAAGGTAAAGCTAGAGAGACTGTTGGGACACCAGCATTCCCTGGGGTCTCTGAGGAGTTGCTGAGATTTTCTTACCACAGGATGGCTTCAGTGGGATTGAGGATGATGCTGATGAGGCCCTGGAGATCAGTCAGGCACAGATGCTGTATAAGAGCCGTCGGAAGGAGCAGCAGCCATCAgaaccacctccaccaccttctCATTTGAAGACTGAGAAACCCCCCCAGGGCCAGAATGAGGTCCCCAAGGAGACAGAAGCTGTTACTGACCCTGAAGGGGAGGACAGAGACAACAGCTCGGATAGTGATAGCAGCAGTAGTGAGGATGAAGAAAGGTGAGCGGATGTAACTGATGGGTTTCTGTGCAATTTCATTAGGTTTAAATGAAGAGTAAAGTTGAAGCAAGATGGAGTATCATCACCTTGGAGGGGTGGAGTAAGCAAGCACAATTTTGCCTTCTTCCACAGTTGGAAAGCAGCCCGTGGTGTGAAGCGAAGCCGTGGTTCTAAGGCAGATGATGACGGGTTTGAGGTAGTGCCTATTGAGGACCCAGGTAAGGAGTATGTACACGGTGAAGAGAGAAACCAGTGCAAGTTTCAGCAATGAGAATCGGGCTTTGACTTTGGTCTTTCCCTCTCTAGTTAAACATCGAATTCTGGACCCTGAAGGCCTTGCTCTAGATGCTGTTATTGCCTcttccaaaaaggcaaagagagacCTTATAGATAACTCCTTCAACCGGTAAGGAGCCAGAACATCAGGAAGTGCGGTGGACTACAGGAAAGTAACAGGTGCTTACGGCCTGGTGTCCTCTATACTCAGGTATGCATTTAATGAAGATGAAGGGGAGCTTCCAGAGTGGTTTGTGCAGGAAGAGAAGCAGCACCGGATACGCCAGCTGCCTGTTGACAAGAAGGAGGTGGAGCATTACCGGAAACGCTGGCGGGAAATCAACGCACGGCCCATCAAGAAAGTAGCTGAGGCCAAggccagaaagaaaaggagggtaAGTAGCTAAGACTGCCTGAGGTTAGGAGTTGTGGAGGAAAGACGCAGAGTAAGAAGTCATCTAACTGAGGCTCCCTCCCAGATGCTGAAGAAGCTGGAGCAGACAAAGAAGAAGGCAGAAGCTGTGGTGAACACTGTGGATATCTCGGAGCGAGAGAAGGTGGCACAGCTGCGAAGGTAATTTGGCAAAGAATAGCCACAAAGACACCGGATTAAATAGAGTTCTAGAAAAAGAGCGAGCAGACCTTTTAAcctatttcattcttttatagTCTCTACAAGAAGGCTGGACTTGGCAAGGAGAAACGCCAGGTCACCTATGTTGTAGCCAAAAAAGGTGTAGGCCGTAAGGTTCGGAGGCCAGCTGGAGTCAGAGGTCATTTCAAGGTAGTGGACTCTAGGATGAAGAAGGACCAGAGAGCACAGCAACGtaaggaacagaagaaaaaacaCAAGCGGAAATGAGCGGTGTTGTCTGGAGAGACTGAAAACCAGGAAGATGTGGTATACGGTTTACTCTGGTGGTTTGGACAGCTGCTGGGTACATGCGATTGTCCATGTGAAGCACCAAGGAAATATTTTTCATGACAGACTGacacccactcttccacaaagaacttgggatggaagcaaattttttataatAAACCTTAAAGGGAAATTCAGTGTTGATGGCCTTTGTTGTATTACATTGATAATGTGGTTCTTTTGAGTCCTCTCCCACCCTTTTCCACTGTTTGAATAAAAAGATAATAGAAGAGATAACTTTTCTGATAGTTTAATAAGCAAGCACTTCCCCACATTTCACATCATGGGCTGCACTGTTCCAAGCCATAATTTAATATGTAGCAACTACTGTAGGTAGAAACGACAGCCCTCAGGTCCCAGTAGTAAAACATTTACTATCGAGCAAGCAGAGAGGAATGCACATCTTAAAAGAAACCTTCACAAAAATCACAAAATTCAAAgtgtgtgtatttttcctttataaacaagataaaacaaaaatcagaatcaTTTCAGCAAAAGACTTTTACTACTATTGGAGAAAgttaaaaatacaatgaaatagaCACTTTGAAAGCTACTGTCGGGGTTGGTTTCTAATGAAGCAGCGCTTCAGGCCTGGGTAACCCTGGAATTTTTCCAAGATGATCATTCCTTCAGTCCTAGCTGCTTAGGATTTCAAAGCCTGAGTCTGGAAGGCTGTCTGTCTTTCCTGTATGTCTCAGGGCTGGAAAACAAAGCTGTCTGGGGAACCTGAGTATCAGGCATCGCCTCTGCAAACATCTGAAAGCACCAAACTGCTTCCCAAGCATCCCCAACAGGGTCAAAGGTTTGCAGAAGCCAACTCCAAAAAAAAACGGGACTGCCTGGCcacagctaagaaaaaaaaaaaaatccaatttataGATGTTTATAAGGTGACATTTTAGTAAAAAATATAAGCTATTATAAACT
Proteins encoded in this region:
- the Ftsj3 gene encoding pre-rRNA 2'-O-ribose RNA methyltransferase FTSJ3 yields the protein MGKKGKVGKSRRDKFYHLAKETGYRSRSAFKLIQLNRRFQFLQKARALLDLCAAPGGWLQVAAKFMPVSSLIVGVDLVPIKPLPNVVTLQEDITTERCRQALRKELKTWKVDVVLNDGAPNVGASWVHDAYSQAHLTLMALRLACDFLARGGCFITKVFRSRDYQPLLWIFQQLFHRVQATKPQASRHESAEIFVVCQGFLAPDKVDTKFFDPKFAFKEVEVQAKTVTELVTTKKPKAEGYAEGDLTLYHRTSVTDFLRAANPVDFLSKASEISIDDAELAQHPATTEDIKACCQDIKVLGRKELRSLLNWRTKLRRYVAKKLKEQAKALDISLSSEEEGDEEEPIAETKQASEEEEEQLNRTLAEMKAQEVAELKRKKKKLLREQRKQRERVELKMDLPGVSIADEGETGMFSLRTIRGQQLLEEVTQGDMNAADTFLSDLPRDDIYVSDAEDDDTSLESDLDSEELAGVRTHSDLKEQKGLRFAQVDDSKEEEGENPLLVPLEEKAVLQEEQANLWFSKDGFSGIEDDADEALEISQAQMLYKSRRKEQQPSEPPPPPSHLKTEKPPQGQNEVPKETEAVTDPEGEDRDNSSDSDSSSSEDEESWKAARGVKRSRGSKADDDGFEVVPIEDPVKHRILDPEGLALDAVIASSKKAKRDLIDNSFNRYAFNEDEGELPEWFVQEEKQHRIRQLPVDKKEVEHYRKRWREINARPIKKVAEAKARKKRRMLKKLEQTKKKAEAVVNTVDISEREKVAQLRSLYKKAGLGKEKRQVTYVVAKKGVGRKVRRPAGVRGHFKVVDSRMKKDQRAQQRKEQKKKHKRK